Proteins encoded in a region of the Anopheles ziemanni chromosome 2, idAnoZiCoDA_A2_x.2, whole genome shotgun sequence genome:
- the LOC131282454 gene encoding tyrosine-protein phosphatase non-receptor type 61F — protein MSSSNTAVDDGGGGGSSGSGSSIEVEYNEIVSQGGWNSVFQDIRQRSERQAQAKDFSTNESKKLDNRRLNRYRDVLPYDHSRVALKRGENDYINANLVKMERASRKYILCQGPLPLTIGHFWLMVWEHDSRAILMLNKLIEQTTVKCHQYWPSKIGEKHRLELTDVKLSVVYLKCVEYKNFCRRTFRLTDTESGKSREVIQFHYMTWPDFGIPSSPVAFLQFLKEVRGSGTLDSDVGPPIIHCSAGIGRSGTFCLVDCCLVLIDKEGEDRVSVQDVLLELRQYRMGLIQTADQLYFSYQAIIEGMKRMNNSSFEDFEELSVISSSSQPNSDHDTEENEDTPPPLPPPRTFSLKPLPTIPTSESVHEDFLLMNNGDREKFTNMINLEKSKQFESGGVVDESNNHHHHSNNHRNSQRHSSNHYHPYSNRPLPPVVREKPLCKVNESDSDGGGGGGGRGSESNGASGSNSSGNSSADEELIEENDSDLNGDEEDEEQNNKELILDGIPSDGHSDTVKSSLLDDSSTATTTTSSSTTTTSSTGGGGGTSSSTSKAATTTGMMSSTSYSTSSSTTASAIGSNNSTLESNRGGGGGASAEVFNANSSLPPLPNGAVDDGDEMISSPERELSPNASELRRRKRTERHTAMEEKIREIKRKQKEVESKGSPKKRRKQKESEK, from the exons GACATTCGCCAACGGAGCGAGCGGCAGGCGCAGGCAAAGGACTTTTCCACCAATGAGTCGAAAAAGCTGGACAACCGGCGCCTCAACCGGTACCGGGACGTGCTGCCGTACGATCACTCTCGGGTGGCGCTGAAGCGCGGTGAGAATGACTACATCAACGCAAACCTGGTCAAG ATGGAACGAGCCAGCAGAAAGTACATCCTCTGCCAGGGTCCGCTGCCGCTCACGATTGGACACTTCTGGCTGATGGTGTGGGAGCACGACTCCCGCGCCATCCTGATGTTAAACAAGCTGATCGAGCAGACGACGGTCAAGTGTCACCAGTACTGGCCGAGCAAGATCGGCGAGAAGCACCGGCTCGAGCTGACCGACGTCAAGCTGTCGGTGGTGTATCTGAAGTGTGTGGAGTATAAAAACTTTTGCCGGAGGACTTTTAG ACTGACTGATACCGAGTCGGGCAAGAGCCGCGAGGTGATCCAGTTCCACTACATGACGTGGCCCGACTTTGGCATTCCGAGCTCGCCAGTGGCGTTCCTGCAGTTTCTAAAGGAAGTGCGCGGCTCCGGAACGCTGGACAGCGACGTTGGTCCACCGATCATTCACTGCAGTGCCGGCATTGGGCGCTCGGGGACGTTCTGCCTGGTAGACTGCTGCCTTGTTCTG ATCGACAAGGAGGGCGAGGATCGCGTGTCGGTGCAGGACGTGTTGCTCGAGCTGCGCCAGTATCGAATGGGTCTGATTCAGACGGCGGACCAGCTGTACTTCTCATATCAGGCCATAATTGAGGGCATGAAGCGCATGAACAACTCC TCGTTCGAGGACTTCGAGGAGCTGTCCGTGATATCCTCATCCAGCCAACCAAACAGCGACCACGACACGGAGGAGAACGAGGACACACCGCCACCGCTACCGCCGCCTCGCACGTTTTCGCTCAAGCCATTGCCCACCATACCGACCAGCGAAAGTGTCCACGAGGATTTCCTGCTGATGAACAACGGCGATCGGGAGAAGTTTACCAACATGATCAACCTGGAGAAGAGTAAGCAGTTCGAGTCGGGGGGTGTCGTCGATGAAagcaacaaccaccaccatcacagcAACAATCACCGGAACAGCCAGCGCCACAGCAGCAACCATTACCATCCATACAGCAACCGTCCGTTGCCGCCGGTAGTCCGCGAAAAGCCGCTCTGCAAGGTGAATGAGTCGGACagtgacggtggtggtggtggcggtggccgcGGAAGTGAATCGAATGGGGCCAGCGGTAGCAACAGCAGCGGCAACAGCAGTGCCGATGAGGAGCTGATCGAGGAGAACGATAGCGACCTCAACGGGGACGAGGAGGATGAGGAGCAGAACAACAAGGAGCTAATCCTTGACGGCATTCCGTCCGATGGCCACAGTGATACCGTTAAGAGCTCGCTGTTGGATGACAGCAGCACGGCCACAACGACGACCTCGTCGAGCACGACGACCACCTCGTCGacgggaggagggggaggcaCATCGAGCAGCACCAGCAAGGCAGCGACGACGACCGGCATGATGTCCTCGACGTCGTACTCCACGTCTTCGTCCACCACTGCCAGTGCTATCGGGTCGAACAACTCGACGCTCGAGTCGAaccggggagggggaggaggcgCCTCCGCCGAGGTGTTCAATGCTAACTCGAGTTTGCCACCGCTGCCGAACGGAGCCGTGGACGATGGCGACGAGATGATCTCCAGCCCGGAGAGGGAATT GTCACCGAACGCCTCGGAGCTACGCCGCCGGAAGCGCACCGAGCGTCACACGGCCATGGAGGAGAAGATACGCGAGATCAAGCGCAAGCAGAAGGAGGTGGAAAGCAAGGGATCGCCGAAAAAGCGCAG